The genomic region GTGATCGCTCTTGCAATCCTCACTGATGCCAGCAGAGTGGTGGCAGGACAACACACGATCTTACAAGTTACGATCGGCAGCCTTATCGCATGGGGGTTTGCTTATTTATTCACTTCACGCTACAAACCTAAGCAATGGATGCTCTATCCTGAAATTTCTAGCGATTTTAAGGGCAGTAGCCGCTATGGGGTGAGCTTTTCTTATCAATGGTAAAGGGATAAAGTGCTAAAAAAGTTATTACTCATTGTGCTCTTTTTAGGGTTTTTAAGAGCGGAAGGCGAACATTATGAAATCATTGTTGAGCTTTCAAAGGCTTTTTTGAAAGCCAAAGACGCTTTTATTGCGATCGATAAAACCTATAAAACCTGCATAGAAACCGGGCATGATCGCACCCAAATACGCCTTCAAAGCGCTTTTTTAGAGAACTTGTCTCAAACAGAACAGCAATTTGATGACTATTTTGAAAAGGATTTTAAAAGCGTAGAAGTTTTAAAAACCTTGCTTAAAGACATCCAATCGTTAGAAAAAACTTCCAACAAGCTTGCATGCATTGCCCCAAAAAACGCTCAAAATTTTGAAATTTTAGAGGGAGCGATAACGCAAATCATAGGATTAGAAGAGCAGATGGATAAATTTATCAACGGTGCAAAATAAAGCCCATTGTTGCATGAGAATTTAATTAAATATTCATCGTAAAAAGCTCTAATTCAGTTTGAGCGGTAACCTTTTAAAAGCGTTCTTTAGAAAGTGGGGTTTTACCATAAACAAAGCGTAAAAATCCCCTTTAAAAAGTGTATTAAAGTTGGCTTTGAATATTCGTATTTGATGAGAGCCAAATCCCTAATACTTATGCTTTCTTAGGCGTTTCACCACATAATCCCCCACGCTTTGAATGATTTGCACTAAAACAATAATCACAACCACCGCATAAAAAAGCACATCGCCCCTATAACTTTGATAGCCAATCCTAATGGCTAAATCCCCCAAGCCCCCGGCCCCTAACGCTCCTGCCATAGCCGAATAGCCTATTAAAGAAATTAAGGTGATGGTGATATTGTTCACTAAAGAGGGCAAGCTCTCTAAAAGCATCATTTTAATGACTTCCAAATGAGACGCTCCTAAGCTTAAAGTGGTTTCAATCTTGCCATGCTCTACTTCCATTAGAGAATTTTCAAAAAGCTTTGCGACAAAAGGAATGGCTGAAATGGCTAATGGGATAATGCTCGCGCTAGAGCCAATGCTTGTGCCAATCAAAAAGCGCGATAAAGGCAAGAGCAAGATAATGAGAATGATAAAAGGGAAAGAGCGAGTCATGTTGATGGAAGTGTCTAAAATTTTATGCAAAAGGGGTTTGTTTAACAAATGCCCTTTTTTACTCACTAACAATAAAACCCCCAAAGGCAAGCCAAAAACAACCGCCAAAAAGCTCGCTACAAACACCATATAGAGCGTTTCTAGCGTGGCTTGAATGAGCATTTGAGAAATCATTTTAATCCTTTAATTTTTCCACTTGTAAGCCTAAAGCGTTTAGATACTCTAAAGCCCTTTGAGTCTCTGCAACACTGCCTAAAAACCGCACCACTAAATACCCTATATCTTTAGTCGTA from Helicobacter pylori harbors:
- a CDS encoding ABC transporter permease, with protein sequence MISQMLIQATLETLYMVFVASFLAVVFGLPLGVLLLVSKKGHLLNKPLLHKILDTSINMTRSFPFIILIILLLPLSRFLIGTSIGSSASIIPLAISAIPFVAKLFENSLMEVEHGKIETTLSLGASHLEVIKMMLLESLPSLVNNITITLISLIGYSAMAGALGAGGLGDLAIRIGYQSYRGDVLFYAVVVIIVLVQIIQSVGDYVVKRLRKHKY